Genomic segment of Rhodocaloribacter litoris:
GATCCTCGTCGAGGGCCGCCGGGCCGTGGGCGTGCGCGTAGCGGGCGCGGCGTACACGGCACGGGCCGTGGTGGCGGGCACCCACGCCCTGGAAACGTTCGGGCGGCTGCTGCCCGAGGCCCACCGCCCGCCGGGCGCCCGGCACCTGCGCACCGGCAACGGCTTCGGCGCGATCCTCCGCCTGGCCCTCCGCGAGCCGGTCGCCTACACGGCCGCACCGGGGGCCGAGGCCCGCACCGGCCTTCAGCTCCTCTGCCGCGACCGCGCCCAGCTCCACGCCGCCTACGGCGACTACCTGCGCGGCGAGCCGGCCCACGACCCACCCCTCGTGGCGATGACCTTCTCCGCCGTCGATGCCTCGCTGGCCCCGCCCGGCGGCGAGGTGCTCTGGCTCTGGGCCCAGTACTTCCCGTACGCCCTCCGCTCCGGGCACTGGGACGAGATCGGCGAGGCCGTCGCCGACCGCATCCTGTCGGCCTTCGAAGCCTATGCCCCGGGCACCCGGGACAAGGTCGTCGGCCAGCTCTTTCAGCACCCGCTCTACCTCGAGCGCGAGCTGGGCCTCTACCGGGGCAACGTGATGCACCTGGAGATGAGCCTCGACCAGATGTTCATGCTCCGCCCGTTCCTCGGCATGGCCCGCTACCGGACCCACCTGAAGGGGCTGTACCTGACCGGCGCGAGCACCCACCCCGGCGGCGGCATCATGGGCGCCTCGGGCCGGAATGCCGCCCGCGTTCTGTTGAAAGATCTGAGCCGAAGGCGCGTCTGAATATGACCTACCTCCAGTTCCACCTCGTCTTCATCCTGCCGCCGCTGCTGGCGCTGGCCCTCATCCCGCCCCGCCCGGCGGCCGCCCCGGGCGAGCGCCATCCCTGGCCGTGGCTGCTCCTGCTGGCCCTCCTGGCCGTACTCTACACCACCCCGTGGGACAACTACCTCGTGGCGCGGGGCATCTGGTCGTACGGCGCAGCGCGTGTGCTGGGGACGATCGGCTACGTGCCCGTCGAAGAGTACCTGTTCTTCGTGCTCCAGCCGCTGCTCACCGGGCTGTGGTTCGTGCGCCTGCGGGCGCGCCCCGCCCTCCGCCGGCCCGACGCGGCCCCCGGCCCCCACGCCCGCCGCCTCGGCGCCGCCTTCTGGCTGCTCATAGCCGTCGTCGGCGCGGTGCTGCTGACCACCGAGCCGGGCACCTACCTGGGGCTGATCCTGGCCTGGGCCGCCCCGGTCCTGGCAGGCCAGTGGTTCCTCGCCGGCGACGCCTTCCTCCGGCACCGGCGCCTCTTCTTCCTGGCGGTGGCCGTCCCCACGCTCTACCTGTGGGTCGCCGACGCCATCGCCATCCGCCTGGGCATCTGGCACATCGCCGAGGCCACCACGCTCGGCTGGCGTCCCGTTGGCCTGCCCGTCGAAGAAGCCACCTTTTTCCTCGTAACGAACCTGCTCGTGGTGCAGGGCCTCTGGCTGTTCCTCCCCCTGTCGCAACCGCACGCCGCCCGCCATGCCTGACGCCCCCGTCCATCCCGCCGTCGCCGTGATCGGTGCCGGCCTCAGCGGCCTGACTGCCGCCTCCACGCTGCACCGCGCCGGCCTGCCCGTCCGCATCTTCGACAAGGGACGCGGACCGGGCGGGCGCATGAGCCGCCGCCGGCAGAACGGCTTCCACTTCGACCACGGCGCCCAGTATTTCACGGCCCGGGACCCGGCCTTCCGCGAGGCGGTCGAGGCCTGGCGGGCCGAGGGGATCGTGGCCGCATGGCCGCTGCGTCTCGGCGTGGCACGCCATGGGCACCTCACCGCAAAGCCGTCCCGCGAGGCCCGCTACGTGGGCGTGCCCAGCATGAACGCCGTCGCACGGCACCTGGCCCGTGGCCTGCGCGTCGACTACGGCGTGCGCATCGAGGCCGTAGAGCCCTTCGCGGGCGGCTGGCAGCTCCGGGCCGAGGACGGCACCGCCTTCGGGCGGTTCGACGTCGTCCTCGTGAGCGCCCCGCCGCCGCAAGCTGCGCCCCTGCTCGGCGCAGCCTCCGACTTCGCGGCGGCCGCCGCCCGCCTTACCATGGCACCCTGCTGGGCCGTCATGGCCGCCTTCGACGCCCCGCTCCCGATCCCGTTCGACGGCCTGTTCGTCGAGGAAAGCCCGCTGACCTGGGTGGCGCGCAACAGCAGCAAGCCCGGACGGCCCCCCGGCGAGACGTGGGTCCTGCACGCCGGGCCGGACTGGTCGGCCGCTCATCTCGAAGCCGACCCGGACCGGATCACCGCCCCGTTGCTCGACGCGTTCTTCGCCGCCGTGGGCATGGCCCCCGTGCCGCCCGTGCTGGCCGTGGCCCACCGGTGGCGCTATGCGTTGCCCGTGGGCAAAGCCGAGGCCCCGTGCCTCTGGGATCCGGCCATCGGCCTGGGTGCCTGCGGGGACGCCTACCGGGGCGGACGCATAGAGGGCGCGTACCTCAGCGGCCGCGCCCTCGCCCGTTCCGTGCTATCCACGTTCGGGATCAGCCCCCCTGCACCAGCCGCATGAACTCGGCGCGTGCGCTCGTGTCTTCCATGAACAGCCCGCTCATGGCGCTCGTCGTCGTGATCGAGTGCTGTTTCTGTACGCCGCGCATCACCATGCACAGGTGCGTCGCCTCGATCACCACCGCCACCCCCTGCGGCTGCAGCACCTCCTCGATGGCGTCGCGGATCTGGATCGTCAGCCGCTCCTGCACCTGCAACCGCCGTGCGAACACGTCCACCACGCGCGGGATCTTGCTCAGCCCCACGATCTGGCCGTTCGGGATATAGGCCACGTGCGCCCGACCGAAGAACGGGAGCATGTGGTGCTCGCAGAGGGAGAAGACCTCGATGTCGCGGACGAGGATCATCTCGCTGTAGTCTTCCTCGAACAGGGCGCTGGTGAGGATGGCGCGGGGGTCCTGCGTGTAGCCCTGGGTGAGGAACTGGAGGGCTTTCGCCACGCGCTCGGGGGTTTTCAGAAGGCCCTCCCGCTCGGGGTCCTCGCCGAGCAGTTCGATCACCCGCGCCAAGTTGCGCGCGAGGAGCGAGGTCGCAGGCGTGTTTGTGTCGGTCCGGGGCATCGCGGGGACCGGAACGGGTTCACCGGCCGCACCGTCGCCCTGGGAGGTGGACGTGTACAGGGTAGGCATCGTCATGAACAGGTTCCTCGTCATAAATAAGGCTGGGATAGTGCGAAAAGGGAAGGCGGTCCGGCACCGCATCGAATCGGTGCAGGACCGTTCCCGTCGCGTCAGTTCGACGGCGGCAGCAACACCGTGTCGATCACGTGGATGACGCCGTTCGAGGCCTCGATGTCCGTCGCCGTGACGGTGGCGTCGTTGATCATCACCTTGCCGTCCATCACCTTGATGGTAAGCGAGGCCCCCTGTACCGTCTTGGCCGACGTCAGGTTGACCACGTCGGCGGCCCGTACGGCACCCGGCACCACGTGGTAGGTCAGGATGGCAACGAGCTGGTCACGGTTTTCCGGCTTGAGCAGGCTTTCGACGGTGCCCTCGGGCAGCTTCGCGAAGGCCTCGTCGGTCGGGGCGAAGACGGTAAACGGCCCCTCGCCCTGGAGCGTCTCGACCAGGCCGGCTGCCTGCACGGCCGCCACCAGCGTATTGAAGCCGCCTTCCGTGGCCACCTGCACGATGTCTTTCTCCACCATGGGCGTCTCAGGGTCCTGCGCGTCACAGCCCGTCGCGACGAACAGAGCCATCAGCGTGAGGGTGAAAAGTGACGTGGTCATGTGTTTGAAGATGGTTTTCATGGTTTGCTCTCCGTGTTGATGGTGTGGGATGGATGGATGGTGGATGGAAGGCATGGCGTGCGCCGGATCGTCAGGCTTCGATGGCCTGTATCCACCGGTCGAACGGCTCCATGCGTGAGAAAAAGCGGGCCTCGAGGAAGCGAGGGGCCACATCGCGCAGATCCCGATCTTCGGGCAGGCCCGGCCCGCCGAGGGCCAGACGGCAGGGTCTTTTCGGGTCGTACATGCGGTCGAGCAGGCGCACGGCGGCGAGGGCTTCCGGCAGGCCCCGGGGCGGCATCATCGAGATGCACATCAGTTGTGCCTCGTGCCGGTGTTGCTGCCCGGCGAACTCTTCCGTGGGCACATCCAGCCCGAGGTAGATGACCTGCCAGCCACGGGCCGCCAGCACGTGCCGCACCATGAGGGCGCCCAGTTCGTGCACCTCCCCCTGCAGGCAACCCACCACGGCGACCCTGCGCTTCCGGCCATTGCGCTGCTTGCGCAGGCCCTCGCCCGCCGGCGCATCGAGTCGTAAGATCGCGTCGCGCACGAGCCCGGTCATGCGGTGCTCCTCGCCGACGCTGAGGTGCCCAGTCACGTAGCCCTCTCCGATCCGGCGCATCACCGGGCCGACCAGGTGGTCGAACAGCCGGGCAGGGGATACGTCGTGCCTGCGGAGGAACGTCAGAAGCCGGGTGAAACGCTCGACGTCGCCGTGGGCCAGTGCGTCGTACGCCACCTCGTACAGGTCCGTGAAGTCGCCTTCGCGTTGCGCCCGGAGCAGCCCCCGTCCGACGCGGGCCGCTTCGTCTCCGAACGCCAGCAGCGGAAGGTTCATCCGCCGCTCCGAAGCGAAGCGGACCAGCGCGTCGACCGGGATGCGCCGGTGGCCTCCCGCCGTCGTCCGGCAGGAGAGCGCCCCCTCGTTGCACCAGCGCTTTATCGAGGATTCATGCACCCCCAGCAGGCTGGCCGCCTCCCGGGTGGACAGTATGGTCTGCGCGTCGCTCATGTCTGTTTTTCGACCATCTCGTGCTTATGAACGCTTCAGAATGGATAAGTTGCACTACGACGGAGATTAAATTCGATTTTTTATCTTGATTGACAGGGCGAGCGCATTCTAAAATAGGCTAGTGTTAATGGCCTGGGATGTCGTAAGCTGTGCCGGTTCGTCAGCCGTTCCAGTTTGCTCCCCTCCGTTCATGTCTGAGACCTGCTTTATTCGCTATTTTGACCACCTTGAGGACCCCCGACGCGATCAGGGCAAACGCCACCGGCTCGAGCACGTGCTCGTGATCGCCCTCTGTGCCGTTGTTGCCGGTGCTGAGGGCTGGGATGACATCGCCACGTTCGCCCAGGCCAAAGTCTCCTGGCTGACCCAACGGCTCGACCTCAAACATGGCACGCCCTCGGGCGACACCTTCCGCCGCGTCCTGGCCGCCATCTGCCCGGAGGCCTTCGCCCGCGGCTTCGTACGCTGGGTGGAGGCGCTGGCCCAACAGACGGCCGGCGAGGTCATTGCCATCGATGGCAAGACGCTGCGCCGCAGTTACGACAAAGACGACCCGAAGGCCGCCCTGCACATGATCTCGGCCTGGGCGTGTGAGCAGCATCTGGTGCTGGCGCAAGAGAAGGTCTCGGCCAAGAGCAATGAGATTACCGCGATTCCGGCGCTTCTGGAGGTGTTGGACCTCGAAGGCTGCATTGTGACGCTCGATGCGATGGGCACGCAGACCGAGATTGCCGAAGCGATCTGCGCGCAGGGGGCGGACTACGTGTTGGCCCTGAAGGGCAACCAGGGCCTGCTCCACCGTGAGGTGCGGGCCTACTTCGAGCAGGGGCGCACGCGGCACTGGCGGGCGATGCCGGTCGCCTACGCGGAGCGCTGTGACCTGGGGCACGGGCGCAAGGAAGTGCGTCGGCTGTGGATCTCGACCGATGTGGCCTGGGTGCCCAAGGCCGAGGCGTGGCGTGACCTGAACAGCCTCGTGATGGTCGAACACGAGCGCCACACGCAGCAGGGCGTGAGTCTGGAGCGCCGCTTCTACATCAGCAGCCTCGCGACCACAGCGGAGCAGATGCTGGATATCATCCGGAGTCACTGGGGCATTGAGAATCAGCTGCACTGGGTGCTCGATGTGGTGTTTCGGGAGGATGAGAGCCGTATTCGGCGCGATCACGGGGGGCAGAACATGGCGGTGGTGCGGCAGCTAGCGCTCAACCTGTTGCGCAAGGACGAAACGAAGCGGTTGAGTCTGCGCATGAAGCGAAAACGGGCCGGTTGGGACGATGCCTTCCTGGCGCAGATCGTCGGAATTTAGAATGCGCTCGCCCTGTCTTGATTGATCGAAACATAATTCATTTTCGATATTAGAACAGGTCAGAATCGCTCACAACAACCACGATGAGCGTTATTCGACCCACAACCGAGAGGTGCCCCATGAAGACCGCCCGCCTCCACCCCCGCAACCGGAAGGCCCTGCTGGACGAACTCAGCGACGAACTGCTCATGGAGCAGCTCCAGGCCGGAACCGTGGAAGCGTTCGACCTCCTCGTCGAGCGCTACTCCGGCAAGTTGATGCGTTACCTGCTCGACTTCCTCGGCGACCCGCAACGGGCCGAGGACCTGCTGCAGGACACCTTCCTCCGCGTCTACCGGAACCGCCACGCCTACCGGCGCTTCGCCAAGTTCTCCACGTGGATCTACACCATCGCCGGCAACCTGGCCCGCTCGGAATACCGCAAAAACAAGCGCCGCAAGACGACCTACACGCTCCGGGTCGGAACCCGCGATCAGGAGGAGTACGAGCTACCGCTGCCCGACGAGACCTTTTCGCCGGAGCGTGAAACCGAGCGCACGTTCGAGGAGCAGGCCATCCAGGAAGCCCTCGCACAGCTCTCGCCGCGCTACTGGGAGGTGGTGGTACTGCGCGACGTGCAGCAACTGACCTACGACGAAATCGCCGAGATCACGGGCCTGCCCATGGGCACCGTCAAGAGTCGCATCAACCGGGGGCGTATCCGCCTGCAGCAGATTCTTCGCGATCGCTACGGCATCGTCCCCGAGGGGCAGGAAGCCGAGGTCATGGCCGCCTGAAATCGTCCCCACGTACACCTGTGGACGATACGGGATCCATCAGAGGATATGCCGGAGCACCTCCTCGTCGTGCTCGGACGTGTTGTTCAGGATGAGGTGCCCCATGCGGTCGCGCTTCGTCTGCAGGTAGCGCTCGTTGACCTCGTTGGGAGGGATCTCGATGGGCACGCGCTCGACGATCTCCAGGCCGTAACCCGCCAGTCCGATGCGCTTGGTCGGGTTGTTCGTCATCAGCCGCAGCTTGCGGATACCCAGGTCGCGGAGGATCTGGCAGCCGATGCCGTAGTCGCGATGGTCCATCTTGAATCCCAGCGCCTCGTTGGCCTCGACCGTGTCCAGCCCTTCCTCCTGCAGGCGGTAAGCGCGTAGCTTGTTGAGCAGTCCGATGCCGCGCCCTTCCTGCTTCATGTACAGGACGACGCCCCGGCCTTCGCGTTCGACCTGCTGCATGGCGCGGGCGAGCTGGTCGCCGCAGTCGCATCGCTTCGAGCCAAAGATATCGCCGGTGACGCACTGGGAGTGCACCCGCACGAGCACGGGCTCGTCCTCGTTCCACGTCCCTTTCGTCAGCGCCAGGTGGACGTCGCCCGTGAGGCGCTCTTCGTAGGCCACGAGGCGAAAATCCCCGTAGCGCGTGGGCATCTGCACCTCCACGACGCGCTCGATCAGCTTCTCGGTGCGCATCCGGTAGGCGATCAGATCCTTGATGGTGATGAGCCGCATGTCGAACCGGCGGGCGATCTCGCGGAGCTCGGGCACACGGGCCATGGTGCCGTCGTCGTTCATGATCTCGACGAGCACGCCGGCCGGGTAGAGCCCCGCCAGCCGGGCCAGGTCGACGGCGGCCTCGGTATGGCCGGCGCGCCGCAGCACCCCGCCCTGCTGGGCCCGCAGCGGGAAGACGTGACCGGGCCGTCCGAAGTCCTCGGGCCGTGCCTTCGGGTCGGCCAGGGCCCGGATGGTCCGCGCCCGGTCGGCCGCCGAGATGCCCGTGGTGGTGCCGATCCGGTAGTCGACCGACACGGTGAAGGGGGTGTCGTAGAGGGCGGTGTTGGAGGGCACCATCATCCCGAGGTCGAGTTCCTGAGCCCGTTCCCGGGTGATGGGTACGCAGATGAGTCCCCGCCCTTCCTTGGCCATGAAGTTGACCAGTTCGGGCGTCACCAGCTCGGCGGCGGCGATGAAGTCGCCTTCGTTTTCGCGATCTTCGTCGTCGACCACAATGACGAGCCGGCCGGCCCGGATGTCGGCGATGGCGTCTTCAATCCGGTCAAACGGGGGCGACGGCGTGGGCGGATGCGCCTGGGTCATGGAGGTCGTCGAATGGCTCGGAAAGGGCTTGCGTCCCCGGTGCGGCACGCGGGGCGAACGCATGGCCCCGGAGACGCTCCAAAATCATGTGCTTGAACGGGAGGAGCCGGATGAGGTTCTTTCCTCACGAGAGCTTCAACAAGCACGCGACCCGGGGTGGAAACGAAAAAACCCGTCCGTACGGGCCGGTGACGGCGTACGGACGGGTTTCCCTCAGGTCGGGACGGCGGGATTTGAACCCACGACCCCTTGCACCCCATGCAAGTGCGCTACCGGACTGCGCTACGTCCCGATCCGGTCGAAAACAAAGAAAACCTCAGAGGCTTTTCAAGAGCTTCTCTAAAAATACGCGGAGCTCGAGAAGTTCCCGGCGAAAGGCCGTTTCATCCTTTTTTGCGCCGTCGGACGCCTTTCGCTCCTCTTCCAGCGCCTGCCGGGCCCCGGCGATGGTGTACTTCTCGTCGCGCAAAAGCGCCTGGATCCGCCGGAGCACGGCGATGTCGTCCTCGGTGTAGATCCGCTTGCCGGCCCGGCTCTTGCGCGGGTGCAACTGCGGGAACTCGGTCTCCCAGTAACGGAGTACGTGTGCTTTCTCGCCCAGCAGTTCGGCCACCTCGCTGATGGAGTAATACAGTTTCTTGATGCCTTCTTCCTCCATGAAACGCTGCGTTCTCTGATGATCCCGCGGGCGACCGGGGTCCAGGGGCGTCGCAACGGCACCGCCCGGCCGCCGCCCGATGAATTTTGCCTTCAAAGTACGAAAGGAAGGAGGCGAAAGCATCGCGTTGCCCTGTATTTTGTCGCTTTTCACCGCCCGCTCCCATGACCGACACCCGAGCCTCCGGCTGGAAGACGGACGCCATGCTGCTGTTCGTCACCCTGGTCTGGGGTTGCAACTTTCCCGTGATCAAAGCCGTGCTGGCCGTGATGCCGGCACACGCCATGAACGCCGTGCGGCTGCTCATCTCCGCGCTGGTGCTGGGAGGTTATTACGCCGTCCAGGGGCGGCGTCAGGGCACGCCGCTCCTGGCCCCGCTCCGCCAGGCGCCGGGGATGCTCCTCGCGCTGGGGCTGCTCGGCTACTTCCTGTACCAGGTGGCGTTCATCGTGGGCCTGGACCACACGGCGGCGGGCAGCGCCGCCATCATCATGGCGAGCGTGCCGCTGTGGTCCGCGCTGGTCGGTCACACTTTCGGATTCGAACGGCTGCGCCGGCTCGGCTGGGCCGGCCTGCTGGTGACCCTCGTCGGCACGGCCCTCATCGTGGTCTTCGGCCCCCGCACGGTCGACTTCGGGGGCGGCGTGCTCTTCGGCAACGTCGTGATGGTCGGTGCCGCCGTCTGCTGGGGATGCTACACGGCGCTCAACCGGCCCGTCCTGCGCCGGGTCTCCCCGCTGGCGCTCTCGCTCTTCGGCCTCCTGTTCTCCCTGCCCCTGCTCTTCCTGGTAGCCCTCCCCTCGTTCGACGAGATCGCGTGGGGACGGGTGAACGGATGGACGTGGGCGGCCCTGCTCTACTCGGGCGGCCTCTCGACGGGGCTGGCGCCGGTGCTCTGGAGTGCCTCGGTGCACCGGGTGGGAGCCGCCCACACCACCGCCTTCGGGAATCTGGTGCCGTTCATCGCCCTCTTCGCCGGCTTCTTTTTCCTGGACGAACCGATCAACCTGGCGCAGTTGCTCGGCGGAGGCCTCATCATCGCCGGCATCATGCTCGTTCGACGGGTACGGGGAACCGCCCGGCCGCCGGCCCGCGTGTAAGCCCCCGGCACCGGAACCCGCACGGCCCGCCGGTCTTTCCGCAACCCATTCCGAAGAACACCCTGTTCATGCTCCCCTGCCCCGGTCTCTCCCACCGCTTCCCGCGCGGCGTCCTCGTCCTGACGGGATGGTTCCTCCTCGTGGCCGGGGTGTTCGAAGCCCGACCGGTCCTGGCCCGGCAGGCGCTGGCGAACACGGCTCCGCAGATGCTCGGCCTCCAGTTCGACGCCTTCCCGGACACCGAAGCCCGGCAACTGCTGCTGCTGGCCGCCCGCCGCGTGCCGGTGGCGCTGCTCCTGCCCGCCGTCTCGTCGGACAGCCACTTCGACGTCCTCTTCGGAGCCGCCGGTGCCCGCTTCGGCAACGACCTGCCGACCCGCTTCCGCTGGCGTGCCGGCCTGCTGGACCTCGACGTCTTCCGCCCCCCCTTCGGGGCCGGCCTCACCCTCCTCGACGTGGACCGCGCCGGGGTACCCGACCTCCACGCCCGCTGGCTCGCCGTGCGCCTCGGACCCTCCCTCCGGCTCGGCGGCCCCGCCTTTTTCGTCGAACCGCGCTTCATCGGCAACGGCGCCCTCAGCTCCCTCCGGCTCGGCCAGACCCAGTACGACGGGCTCGGACCGGGCACGCGTGACACCCGCACCGCGCTCGAGGCCGGCTACACCGCCGGGCTGCTGGTCCAGCTCGGCCCCCACCTCCACCTGACCGCCTCCTCCGGGTACCAGATCCATTACGGCGGCCCCGATCCCTCCTTCCACCGGCGCCGCCTCGGCGTGCTCTATGCACCGGAGAGCCGCCTCCAGGTTTTCGCGGCATACGGCTACGAAAAAGCGTCCCTCGGCCCCCGGACCCTGCGCTTCGAGCACTTCCACGCAGGCCTCCGCTTTCTCCCCGCCGCCGGCGGGCTCTGACCGAGCCGCCGTATGTACGGCGTGCGAAACGCCTCCCACGGCCATGTGAGGTACGCACCGCCTCAGACGCCGATCATCTGGAAACGGGATCCTTCGACGGGATCCTTCTCCACCTCGATCCGCACGGGAAAAGCCTCTTTGAGCTGATCCAGGTGGGTGATGACAATGATCTTGTCGAAGTCGTCCTGGATGGTCTGGATGGCCTCGACCATGTTCTCCACGCCCTGTTCGTCCTGGGTGCCGAAGCCTTCGTCGACGACGAGGGTGCGCACGCGGACGCCGCTGCGCTCGGCCAGGAGCTGGGCCAGGGCGATGCGGAGGGCGAAGTTGACGCGGAAGGCTTCCCCGCCGGAGAACGTCTCGTAGGGCCGCGGCACCCCCTGTTCGTCGGTGATGATGATCTCGAGCGTCTCTTTGGTTCCGCCGGTCTTCTTATCCTTGAGCGTTTCGAGGTGGACGTACATCTTGCCGTCGGTCAGGCGGGCGAGCAGCTCGTTGGCGCGCTCTTCGATCTCGGGCAGGGTCTGTTCGATGATGAGCGACGGGATGCCGTGCTTGCCGAAGGCGGCGCGGAGATGCCGGTAGATGGTACGTTCGGTGCGTGCGGCGGCGTGGGCCTTCCGCTGTGCCGTGAGGGCTTCGCGGTCCTGCCGGGCCTGTTCGAGACGGGAGCGCAGCTCGCCGGCCCGGGTGTGCAGGTCGCTCAGGGCCTGCTCCCGCCCGGCACAGGCCGCGGCCAGCTCACGCTGCCGGCGGACCAGCTCGTCGCGCCCGGCCAGGTCGGCCTCGAGCCGGGTGAGCCGCCCGGCCAGCGCCTCCCGCTCCGCCTTCGCCCTCGCCAGGCGCTCGTCGATCCGGGCAACCTGCTCTTTCCAGTCAGCCCGGTTGGCGCGGGCGTGCAGCAACTCCTTCATCCGCTCGCCGGCCTTCTCGACCTCCCGGAGCATCCGGCGCACCTCCTCCAGGCGGGCCGGGTCGAAGCCGATCTCGGCCTGCCGGGCCTCCAGGTGGCGGATCTGCTCCTGGATGGGTCCGAAGACCGAGCCGTCGTCGAGCCGGGTACGCAGGGTTTCCAGCTCCGGCTCCTTCCGCTGAAGGCGTTGTTCGAGCTGCTGCTTGCGACCGGCCACCTCCTCCAGCCGCCGGAGCTTTTCCTCGAACCGTTCCACCTGGCCGGCCTGGTCGCGCAGGCGCTCGTAGGCCGCCTCGTCGAAGGGACAGGCGTCGAGACGCTCGCGCAGGGTCTGGAGCCGTGCCCGCACCTCGTGCCCGAAATCCTCGTCGGCGAGGCGGCGGCGCAGGGCCTCGGCCTCCTTGCGGCGTGCCGCCAGGGCCTCCTGCGCCGTACGGGCGTGGGCGATGCGCTGCTCGATCGCCGCCAGCGATGCGACCCGGTCGGCGAGTTGCCTGGCCTCGTTCTCCACGGCCCGGTACCGATCGAGCAGGGTCTGGCGAGCCGCCATCTTTTCCTCGATCCCGTGCTGCATCTCCTCCAGCTCTTTCCGGAGCCGATCCATTTCGGTTCGGTACCGGGCTTCCACCTCGGCCCGGTGTGCCGGGGTGAGCGGCGTGCCACAGGTGGGGCAGGCCTCCTCCTCGAAGTCGAGCAACCGGCGCAGTGCTTCCTCCTGCTTTTTCAGGCTTTCCTGACGGGCCTTCATCAGGCCCTCCCGCTCCCTGATCTGCTCGCGCAACGCCTGCCCTTCCTGTCGGATCCGGTCCAGCGCTTCCTGGAGTTGCCGGTGCCGGTCCACGGCCGCTGCGCAGGCCTGCCGTTCCTGCTCCAGGCCGTCGGGGTCGGGCAGGGTGGCGGCTTCGCGCTCGATGCCGGCCTCCAGCGCGTGCAACCGCCCGCCGAGGGCCTCCCGTTCCTGCATCAGGCGCTGCTCGGCGGCGGTGATCTCCTCCTCCAGCCGGCGTCGCCGGGTGAGCACGTCGGTCAGGTCTTTGAACTGCCGGGCCGCGGTCCGGGCCGCCTCCAGCTGTCGCCGTACGGCCGGCAACTCGACCAGCTCGGCCTCGCACCGGGACAGCTCGTCCCGATCTGCCTTCAGCTCGACGGTCAGTCTGTGGATCTGGTTCTCGAGCGCGTTCTTCCGGTCCTTCAGCTCCTCCCGTTGCTGCCGGATCTGCTTCTCGACGGCCTCGTAGAGATGCTGCCTGTCGAGGAGGTCGTCATACGTCTTCCGGAGGGTTTCGTAGCGCTGGTGCTCCCGCTCGATCTCCGCCTGCCGGGCGATGAGGGCGTCGGCTTCCCGGATGCGTTCCAGAAGTTGCCGCCGCTCCTCCTCGTCGGCGTGACGGCGCCGGTCGAGCCCGTCGAGGGCTTCCCGGGTGGTGAGGGCTTCCTGCGCCCGGGCCTCGAGGGCGGCCAGGCGTTCGGCCAGCTGCCGTTCCTCGGCCCGGAGCCGTTCGAGCGTCGCCGCCTCCTCGGCAATCTGCGCCTCCACCCGGGCGTGCTCCTCCTTCCAGGCGGGCTCCCCGGCCAGGGCGTTCTTGAGGCGCTCGATCTCGCGTTCGGCCAGGTCGACGTCCGCCTCGGCCTTGCGGAGGCGCTCGCGGGCCATCTCGGCCAGGCGATCGTAGCGGCCCAGGTTCAGGATGCGGGCCAGGATCTGCTTGCGCTCGGCAGGCCGTTTCTTCGTGAACTCGTCGGAACGCCCCTGCAGCAGGAAGGCCGAGTTGATGAAGGTGTCGTAGTCGAGCCCCAGAATGTTGTTCAGGACCTGCTGCGTCTCGCGGATCGAGGCCCCGGTGAGGG
This window contains:
- the folE gene encoding GTP cyclohydrolase I FolE yields the protein MTMPTLYTSTSQGDGAAGEPVPVPAMPRTDTNTPATSLLARNLARVIELLGEDPEREGLLKTPERVAKALQFLTQGYTQDPRAILTSALFEEDYSEMILVRDIEVFSLCEHHMLPFFGRAHVAYIPNGQIVGLSKIPRVVDVFARRLQVQERLTIQIRDAIEEVLQPQGVAVVIEATHLCMVMRGVQKQHSITTTSAMSGLFMEDTSARAEFMRLVQGG
- a CDS encoding NAD(P)/FAD-dependent oxidoreductase, with translation MPDAPVHPAVAVIGAGLSGLTAASTLHRAGLPVRIFDKGRGPGGRMSRRRQNGFHFDHGAQYFTARDPAFREAVEAWRAEGIVAAWPLRLGVARHGHLTAKPSREARYVGVPSMNAVARHLARGLRVDYGVRIEAVEPFAGGWQLRAEDGTAFGRFDVVLVSAPPPQAAPLLGAASDFAAAAARLTMAPCWAVMAAFDAPLPIPFDGLFVEESPLTWVARNSSKPGRPPGETWVLHAGPDWSAAHLEADPDRITAPLLDAFFAAVGMAPVPPVLAVAHRWRYALPVGKAEAPCLWDPAIGLGACGDAYRGGRIEGAYLSGRALARSVLSTFGISPPAPAA
- a CDS encoding cobalamin-dependent protein (Presence of a B(12) (cobalamin)-binding domain implies dependence on cobalamin itself, in one of its several forms, or in some unusual lineages, dependence on a cobalamin-like analog.) codes for the protein MSDAQTILSTREAASLLGVHESSIKRWCNEGALSCRTTAGGHRRIPVDALVRFASERRMNLPLLAFGDEAARVGRGLLRAQREGDFTDLYEVAYDALAHGDVERFTRLLTFLRRHDVSPARLFDHLVGPVMRRIGEGYVTGHLSVGEEHRMTGLVRDAILRLDAPAGEGLRKQRNGRKRRVAVVGCLQGEVHELGALMVRHVLAARGWQVIYLGLDVPTEEFAGQQHRHEAQLMCISMMPPRGLPEALAAVRLLDRMYDPKRPCRLALGGPGLPEDRDLRDVAPRFLEARFFSRMEPFDRWIQAIEA
- a CDS encoding phytoene desaturase family protein, which gives rise to MPHDYDVLVVGAGHNALITAAYAAQAGYRVAVFERRDRVGGAVSTCEIVPGYRFDLGGSAHILIRLTPVVDELGLGAFGLEYLELDPLFFAPFPDGDAVFLYRDVDRTVAHLEEKFPGEGIAYRRFIDAWKPFAEAVRDAFLCVPGPFELGRAMVFRRTTPDWKQALPMILKPYGEVVDAYFREEKLKAMLVWMAAQSGPPPTEPLTAPFLLWHPLYHEGGIARPRGGSGELTQALRRHIEAHGGAVFTSAPVEQILVEGRRAVGVRVAGAAYTARAVVAGTHALETFGRLLPEAHRPPGARHLRTGNGFGAILRLALREPVAYTAAPGAEARTGLQLLCRDRAQLHAAYGDYLRGEPAHDPPLVAMTFSAVDASLAPPGGEVLWLWAQYFPYALRSGHWDEIGEAVADRILSAFEAYAPGTRDKVVGQLFQHPLYLERELGLYRGNVMHLEMSLDQMFMLRPFLGMARYRTHLKGLYLTGASTHPGGGIMGASGRNAARVLLKDLSRRRV
- a CDS encoding fasciclin domain-containing protein; amino-acid sequence: MALFVATGCDAQDPETPMVEKDIVQVATEGGFNTLVAAVQAAGLVETLQGEGPFTVFAPTDEAFAKLPEGTVESLLKPENRDQLVAILTYHVVPGAVRAADVVNLTSAKTVQGASLTIKVMDGKVMINDATVTATDIEASNGVIHVIDTVLLPPSN
- a CDS encoding lycopene cyclase domain-containing protein is translated as MTYLQFHLVFILPPLLALALIPPRPAAAPGERHPWPWLLLLALLAVLYTTPWDNYLVARGIWSYGAARVLGTIGYVPVEEYLFFVLQPLLTGLWFVRLRARPALRRPDAAPGPHARRLGAAFWLLIAVVGAVLLTTEPGTYLGLILAWAAPVLAGQWFLAGDAFLRHRRLFFLAVAVPTLYLWVADAIAIRLGIWHIAEATTLGWRPVGLPVEEATFFLVTNLLVVQGLWLFLPLSQPHAARHA